One stretch of Croceibacterium atlanticum DNA includes these proteins:
- a CDS encoding DUF3576 domain-containing protein: MSRASFANALSGTPAARTLSRALLTGALGLGLSACGGGGERPEADIAASQVTAIGVNSYLWRASLETLSFMPLTQADSSGGVLITDWYSNPGNPNERMKISVSILDQDLRADALRVAASRQTLQGGTWVEAPVQAATVQRLEDIILTKARALRHSAVG, from the coding sequence TTGCGAACGCCCTATCCGGCACACCTGCCGCACGGACCCTGTCCCGCGCGCTGCTGACCGGGGCGCTGGGACTGGGCCTTTCGGCCTGCGGTGGCGGCGGCGAACGGCCGGAAGCCGATATCGCGGCATCGCAAGTGACCGCGATCGGCGTGAATTCCTATCTCTGGCGGGCCAGCCTGGAGACCCTGTCCTTCATGCCGCTGACGCAGGCGGACAGTTCCGGCGGCGTGCTGATCACCGACTGGTATTCCAATCCGGGCAATCCGAACGAGCGGATGAAGATTTCGGTTTCCATTCTCGATCAGGATCTGCGGGCTGATGCGCTGCGCGTGGCGGCCAGCCGCCAGACCTTGCAGGGCGGCACCTGGGTGGAAGCGCCGGTGCAGGCGGCCACCGTACAGCGGCTGGAAGACATTATCCTGACCAAGGCACGCGCACTGCGCCATTCGGCTGTCGGCTAA
- the leuS gene encoding leucine--tRNA ligase, which yields MSETRFDPSQADGRWQRAWDEARTFEADSNSSKPKSYVLEMFPYPSGRIHIGHVRNYTMGDVLARYKRMTGHEVLHPMGWDAFGMPAENAAMEKGVHPAGWTYDNIANMKAQLKRLGFALDWSREFATCDAEYYGHEQALFIDLYEAGLVYRKESAVNWDPVDMTVLANEQVIDGRGWRSGALVEKRKLNQWFLKITHFADELLQGLGTLEDWPEKVRLMQENWIGKSTGLQFRFKGSNFDEEIEVYTTRPDTIFGASFVAVAADHPLARAVGDTDHQAAAFIEQCREGGTTAEEIETAEKRGYDTGLKVVHPISGKELPVWIANFVLMDYGTGAIMAVPGHDQRDFEFATKYSLPITRVVAPHKEDADKPFEGEAEAGDGILVNSDFLNGFDVDTAKQTVIARAGMEGWGEGKTVWRLRDWGVSRQRYWGTPIPFIHCDDCGVVPVPKEQLPVKLPEDVDFSTPGNPLLRHPTWKNVSCPKCGADAQRETDTLDTFVNSSWYFLRFASQPADKPFDKDEVAAWMPVDQYIGGIEHAILHLLYARFWTRALAHLGKLDVAEPFASLFTQGMVTHETYERKNAETGQPAYFSPDEVDRGADNAVLKADGQPVTIGPVVKMSKSKKNVVDPDMIVARYGADAVRWFMLSDSPPERDLPWSAAGIEGCGKFVQRLWRLFAQYDAQTSGDDKALARKTHQTIAAVGQDIEALSFNKAVARIYELTSAAEKAAPSADRSAAIRAILSLVAPMMPHLAEEAWASIGGEGLVADAAWPAVDEALLVEDEVTIAVQVKGKLRDTLTVAKGLPKPELERLALASEKVQRSIDGAEIRKVIVVPDRLVNIVV from the coding sequence ATGAGCGAGACACGTTTCGATCCGTCGCAGGCCGACGGGCGCTGGCAGCGTGCCTGGGACGAGGCGCGCACTTTCGAGGCAGACAGCAACAGCAGCAAGCCCAAAAGCTATGTGCTGGAGATGTTCCCCTATCCTTCAGGGCGCATCCATATCGGCCATGTGCGCAATTACACGATGGGCGACGTGCTGGCCCGCTACAAGCGGATGACCGGGCACGAAGTGCTGCATCCGATGGGCTGGGACGCGTTCGGCATGCCGGCCGAAAACGCGGCGATGGAAAAGGGCGTCCATCCTGCCGGCTGGACTTACGACAATATCGCCAACATGAAGGCGCAGCTGAAGCGGCTCGGCTTCGCGCTCGACTGGAGCCGCGAATTCGCAACCTGCGATGCCGAATATTACGGCCATGAACAGGCATTGTTCATCGACCTGTACGAAGCCGGGCTCGTCTATCGCAAGGAAAGCGCCGTCAATTGGGATCCGGTCGACATGACCGTGCTCGCCAATGAACAGGTGATCGACGGGCGCGGCTGGCGTTCGGGCGCGCTGGTGGAAAAGCGCAAGCTGAACCAGTGGTTCCTCAAGATCACCCATTTCGCGGATGAGCTGCTGCAGGGCCTGGGCACGCTGGAAGACTGGCCGGAAAAGGTCCGGCTGATGCAGGAAAACTGGATCGGCAAGAGCACGGGCCTGCAATTCCGGTTCAAGGGCAGCAATTTCGACGAAGAGATCGAAGTCTATACGACGCGGCCCGATACGATCTTCGGCGCCAGCTTCGTGGCCGTGGCGGCGGACCACCCGCTGGCCCGCGCCGTGGGCGATACCGATCACCAGGCCGCCGCCTTCATCGAACAATGCCGCGAAGGCGGCACCACGGCGGAAGAGATCGAAACCGCGGAAAAGCGCGGTTACGATACCGGGCTGAAAGTCGTCCATCCGATCTCGGGCAAGGAATTGCCGGTCTGGATCGCCAATTTCGTGCTGATGGATTACGGCACCGGCGCGATCATGGCGGTGCCCGGGCATGATCAGCGCGATTTCGAATTCGCCACCAAATACAGCCTGCCGATCACCCGCGTGGTGGCCCCGCACAAGGAAGATGCCGACAAGCCGTTTGAAGGCGAGGCGGAAGCCGGGGACGGGATTCTGGTCAATTCCGATTTCCTGAACGGCTTCGATGTCGATACCGCCAAGCAGACCGTGATTGCGCGCGCCGGCATGGAAGGCTGGGGCGAAGGCAAGACCGTGTGGCGCCTGCGCGACTGGGGCGTTTCGCGCCAGCGTTACTGGGGCACGCCGATCCCCTTCATCCATTGCGACGATTGCGGCGTGGTGCCGGTGCCGAAGGAACAGCTGCCGGTAAAGCTGCCCGAGGATGTCGATTTCTCCACTCCCGGCAATCCCCTGCTGCGGCACCCGACATGGAAGAACGTGTCCTGCCCCAAATGCGGCGCGGATGCGCAGCGGGAAACCGATACGCTGGATACATTCGTCAATTCTTCCTGGTATTTCCTGCGCTTCGCCAGCCAGCCGGCAGACAAGCCCTTCGACAAGGACGAAGTGGCCGCCTGGATGCCGGTGGACCAGTATATTGGCGGTATCGAGCATGCGATCCTGCACCTGCTCTATGCCCGTTTCTGGACCCGCGCACTGGCCCATCTGGGCAAGCTGGACGTGGCAGAACCCTTCGCCAGCCTGTTCACGCAGGGCATGGTCACGCACGAAACCTATGAACGGAAAAACGCCGAAACGGGCCAGCCGGCCTATTTCAGCCCGGACGAGGTGGATCGCGGCGCAGATAATGCCGTGCTTAAGGCGGACGGCCAGCCGGTAACCATCGGCCCGGTGGTCAAGATGTCCAAGTCGAAGAAGAATGTCGTCGATCCGGACATGATCGTGGCCCGTTACGGCGCCGATGCCGTGCGCTGGTTCATGCTGTCCGACAGCCCGCCGGAACGCGACCTGCCCTGGTCCGCCGCGGGAATCGAAGGCTGCGGCAAGTTCGTGCAGCGCCTGTGGCGGCTTTTCGCCCAATATGATGCGCAGACGAGCGGCGATGACAAGGCGCTGGCCCGCAAGACGCACCAGACCATCGCCGCCGTGGGCCAGGATATCGAGGCGCTGTCCTTCAACAAGGCAGTGGCGCGAATCTATGAACTGACCAGCGCCGCCGAAAAAGCCGCGCCTTCGGCCGACCGGAGTGCCGCGATCCGCGCGATCCTGTCACTCGTCGCGCCGATGATGCCGCATCTGGCCGAAGAAGCCTGGGCCAGCATTGGCGGCGAAGGGCTGGTGGCCGATGCCGCTTGGCCCGCAGTGGACGAAGCGCTGCTGGTCGAGGATGAAGTGACCATCGCCGTGCAGGTGAAGGGCAAGCTGCGCGATACGCTGACTGTCGCCAAGGGCCTGCCCAAGCCGGAGCTGGAGAGGCTTGCGCTTGCCAGCGAGAAGGTCCAGCGTTCGATCGACGGAGCGGAAATCCGCAAGGTGATCGTGGTGCCCGACAGGCTGGTCAATATCGTCGTATGA